The following coding sequences lie in one Arachis ipaensis cultivar K30076 chromosome B03, Araip1.1, whole genome shotgun sequence genomic window:
- the LOC107632169 gene encoding glutathione transferase GST 23, with protein sequence MGSKDVKVVSYWASPFGKRAEWALKLKGVEYDYIEEDIYNKSDLLLELNPVHKKVPVLVHGNKAIAESFVILEYIDETWKQYPLMPHDPYQRAHARFWAISAEQKVGEGSWIALIKSGEEKEKALDTASEVLEKIEEEIKGKKFFGGDNIGYLDIALGWIPCIIPLWEEVGSMQIIDPLKLPAINEWMTNFLNHPVVKDSLPPRDKALDYFHSLKKKNAPN encoded by the exons ATGGGAAGCAAAGATGTGAAGGTGGTTAGCTATTGGGCGAGTCCGTTCGGTAAAAGAGCTGAGTGGGCATTGAAACTGAAGGGTGTGGAATATGACTACATAGAAGAAGATATATACAACAAGAGCGACCTCCTTCTTGAGCTGAACCCGGTTCACAAGAAGGTTCCAGTTCTTGTACATGGCAACAAGGCAATCGCGGAATCATTTGTGATCCTTGAATACATCGATGAAACATGGAAGCAGTATCCATTGATGCCTCACGATCCTTATCAAAGAGCTCATGCTCGCTTTTGGGCTATTTCTGCTGAACAAAAG GTTGGGGAAGGCTCATGGATTGCACTGATTAAAAGCggagaagaaaaggaaaaggctcTGGATACAGCCTCAGAGGTACTTGAGAAGATAGAGGAAGAGATCAAGGGTAAGAAATTCTTTGGAGGGGACAACATTGGATACCTCGACATTGCACTTGGATGGATCCCTTGCATTATTCCCCTTTGGGAGGAAGTTGGGTCAATGCAAATAATTGACCCTCTGAAATTGCCAGCCATCAATGAATGGATGACCAATTTCCTCAACCACCCTGTGGTCAAGGACTCCTTGCCCCCAAGAGACAAGGCCCTTGATTACTTCCACTCTCTCAAAAAGAAAAATGCTCCTAATTAA
- the LOC107632174 gene encoding uncharacterized protein LOC107632174 isoform X1 — MEWCSITLSSPSSTSLLNFQGPELRTGKLCNKSLHHFGASSALPNHLLRIGERRLSSRPYRATISAEAGRQGWDFGRFIKTLYFFNGPPSPAKFFDFLVEKLSGPSPSESVSLMGTSDIVLVAGATGGVGRRVVDILRKKGIPVRILVRNEEKARRMLGSDIDLVVGDITKDSTLKPEYFKGVKKVINAASVIVGPKEGDTPDRAKYSQGIKFFEPEIKGDSPEMVEYIGMRNLIKSVKNNLGLRRGKLLFGFEGDNYRQLSWGALDDVVMGGVSESTFQIDPTGGESGGPTGIFKGVVSTANNGGFTSIRTKNFSEPEDLSAYDGLEFRLKGDGRRYKLIVRTSRDWDTVGYTAGFDTVKGEWQTIQLPFSTLRPVFRARTVSDAPPFDPTNVISLQLMFSKFEYDGKLNGTFVEGSFELPVSSIRAYIKEPIKPRFVHVSSAGVTRPERPGIDLSKQPPAVRLNKELGNILTFKLKGEDLIRESGIPHAIVRPCALTEEPAGADLIFDQGDNITGKISREEVALICVAALESPYALDKTFEVKSVVPFSEPFTVDPANPPPEKDYEKYFKDLKEGITGKEALQQENPLPV, encoded by the exons ATGGAATGGTGCTCCATCACTCTCTCCTCCCCTTCTTCCACttctcttctcaatttccag GGCCCTGAATTGCGTACTGGAAAGCTTTGCAATAAGTCCTTACACCATTTTGGGGCATCATCTGCACTGCCCAATCACCTTCTTCGGATTGGTGAGCGAAGATTATCTTCCAGACCATATAGAGCAACCATATCAGCTGAAGCTGGAAGACAAGGTTGGGATTTTGGAAGATTTATAAAAACACTATACTTCTTTAATGGACCCCCATCTCCTGCTAAG TTCTTTGACTTTCTAGTTGAGAAACTGTCCGGTCCATCCCCAAGTGAATCAGTTAGTTTAATGGGAACTTCTGATATTGTTCTGGTCGCTGGAGCTACTGGTGGTGTTGGTCGAAGAGTGGTTGACATATTGAGGAAGAAGGGAATTCCAGTTCGAATATTG GTCAGAAACGAAGAGAAAGCACGAAGGATGTTAGGCTCAGATATTGACTTG GTTGTTGGAGACATTACAAAAGATAGCACTTTGAAACCTGAATACTTTAAAGGAGTGAAGAAAGTGATCAATGCTGCCTCTGTCATTGTTGGCCCTAAGGAAGGAGACACTCCAGACAGAGCAAAATATAGCCAA GGAATTAAATTCTTTGAGCCAGAG ATAAAAGGTGATTCACCAGAAATGGTGGAGTACATTGGGATGAGAAATTTGATCAAGTCTGTGAAGAACAATCTTGGACTTCGAAGGGGAAAACTCTTATTCGGATTTGAAG GTGATAATTATAGGCAGCTTTCTTGGGGTGCTTTGGATGATGTTGTAATGGGTGGAGTTAGTGAAAGTACTTTTCAAATTGACCCAACTGGTGGTGAAAGTGGTGGACCAACTGGTATTTTTAAAG GTGTTGTTTCGACAGCAAACAATGGTGGCTTTACAAGTATCAGAACAAAG AATTTCTCAGAACCAGAAGATCTCTCTGCATATGATGGTTTGGAATTCCGTCTAAAAGGTGATGGCCGTAGATATAAACTCATTGTTCGCACAAGCCGTGATTGGGACACTGTTGGTTACACTGCAGGCTTTGACACTGTGAAAGGCGAATGGCAAACG ATTCAATTGCCATTTTCTACCCTGAGGCCTGTATTCCGAGCAAGGACTGTGTCTGATGCCCCACCATTTGATCCAACCAATGTTATATCACTACAG CTAATGTTCAGCAAGTTTGAATATGATGGTAAATTAAATGGAACTTTTGTAGAAGGTTCATTTGAGCTCCCGGTATCCAGCATTCGTGCATATATAAAAGAACCAATAAAGCCAAG GTTTGTGCATGTGAGCTCTGCAGGAGTTACCAGACCGGAAAGGCCTGGAATTGATCTAAGTAAACAGCCTCCTGCTGTTCGATTAAACAAGGAATTGGGTAACATCCTCACATTTAAACTAAAG GGAGAGGATTTAATTCGAGAAAGTGGCATTCCCCATGCAATTGTTAGGCCTTGTGCATTAACTGAGGAGCCTGCAGGAGCAGATCTCATCTTTGATCAAGGAGATAATATTACG GGAAAAATATCAAGGGAAGAGGTTGCTCTTATCTGTGTAGCTGCACTTGAAAGCCCTTATGCTCTAGACAAAACATTTGAG GTGAAAAGTGTTGTTCC
- the LOC107632172 gene encoding probable glutathione S-transferase — MGSQKEEVKLISFLCSPVCRRVEWGLRLKGIDYEYIEEDIFNKSNLLLELNPVHKKVPVLVHGNKAIAESLVILEYMDETWKQYPLLPQDPYERALVRFWIKFADEKVMYGGYVAMISIGEEQEKRVNEVRKGMDKLEELIKGKRFFGGDRIGFLDIALGWITYLLPVWEEVGSTKILDPLKCPAISAWVNNILNHPLLKDCLPPKDDLLAYNHRRRKQFNPSLYD, encoded by the exons ATGGGAAGCCAAAAGGAGGAGGTGAAGCTTATAAGCTTTTTGTGTAGTCCAGTTTGTCGCAGAGTTGAATGGGGTCTGAGACTGAAGGGTATTGATTACGAGTACATAGAAGAAGACATCTTCAACAAGAGCAACCTCCTTTTGGAGCTGAACCCTGTCCACAAAAAGGTTCCTGTTCTTGTTCATGGTAACAAGGCAATTGCCGAGTCCCTCGTCATCCTCGAATACATGGATGAAACATGGAAGCAATATCCACTTCTGCCTCAAGATCCTTATGAAAGAGCTCTTGTACGTTTTTGGATCAAGTTTGCCGATGAAAAG GTTATGTACGGTGGATATGTTGCAATGATATCGATCGGGGAGGAGCAGGAAAAGAGAGtgaatgaggtgaggaaaggaaTGGACAAGTTAGAAGAACTGATCAAAGGGAAGAGATTCTTTGGAGGTGACAGGATTGGATTCCTTGACATAGCACTTGGATGGATCACTTACTTGCTCCCTGTTTGGGAGGAGGTTGGGTCTACGAAGATTCTGGATCCACTCAAGTGTCCTGCCATCTCTGCTTGGGTCAACAACATTCTCAATCACCCTCTCCTCAAGGACTGCCTCCCCCCTAAGGATGACTTGCTTGCTTATAACCACCGTCGCAGAAAGCAGTTCAATCCTTCTCTTTATGATTAA
- the LOC110262380 gene encoding glutathione transferase GST 23-like has product MGSKDVKVLNFWVSPFGKRVEWALKLKGVEYEYIEEDISNKSNLLLELNPVYKKVPVLVHGNKAIAESFVILEYIDETWKQYPLMPHDPYERAHARFWATSAQQKLGKEGSWTALIKSGEEKEKALNTASEVLEKLEEEIKGKKFFGGDNIGYLDIALGWISYIIPIWEEVGSIQIIDRLKFPAINEWMTNFLNHPVVKDSLPPRDKALDYYHLSVKKHTPN; this is encoded by the exons ATGGGAAGCAAAGATGTGAAGGTGTTGAACTTTTGGGTGAGTCCGTTCGGTAAAAGAGTTGAGTGGGCACTGAAACTGAAGGGTGTGGAATACGAGTACATAGAAGAAGATATATCCAACAAGAGCAACCTCCTTCTTGAGCTGAACCCGGTTTACAAGAAGGTTCCAGTTCTTGTTCATGGCAACAAGGCAATCGCGGAGTCATTTGTGATCCTCGAATACATCGATGAAACATGGAAGCAGTACCCGTTGATGCCTCACGATCCTTATGAAAGGGCTCATGCTCGCTTTTGGGCTACTTCTGCTCAACAAAAG CTTGGGAAGGAAGGGTCATGGACTGCGCTGATTAAGAGCggagaagaaaaggaaaaggctcTGAATACAGCCTCAGAGGTACTTGAGAAGTTAGAGGAAGAGATTAAGGGTAAGAAATTCTTTGGAGGGGACAACATTGGATACCTCGACATTGCACTTGGTTGGATCTCTTACATTATTCCCATCTGGGAGGAAGTTGGGTCAATACAAATAATTGATCGTCTGAAATTCCCAGCCATCAATGAATGGATGACCAATTTCCTCAACCACCCTGTGGTCAAGGATTCCTTGCCCCCAAGAGACAAGGCCCTTGATTACTACCACCTCTCAGTAAAGAAACATACTCCTAATTAA
- the LOC107634043 gene encoding protein MAIN-LIKE 1-like — translation MEDERRLYQLNDVDHVAGTINEDPTRYIYSIRRQQNIPLHDRIIPYLERAGLYHLARLNTHWFWLDEPLVSAFIERWRPETHTFYMPFVECTITLQDVAYQLGLPVDGQAVSACMTDFHLHIEGARPAWEWFQELFGELPPLDKRKVLPTDASEETVRIYACAYIMMLLLTQLFLDKSGNRVHLRWLPFAARLDDIGSYSWGAAALA, via the exons ATGGAAGATGAACGGCGGTTGTACCAGCTCAACGACGTTGATCACGTAGCTGGAACCATCAATGAAGAT CCAACCCGATATATTTATAGCATTCGTAGGCAACAGAATATACCGTTACATGATAGGATCATACCTTACTTGGAGAGGGCTGGGTTGTACCACCTGGCTAGGCTGAACACGCATTGGTTCTGGTTGGATGAGCCTCTGGTCAGCGCATTTATCGAGAGGTGGCGGCCTGAGACCCACACTTTCTATATGCCATTCGTAGAGTGTACTATCACGCTCCAGGATGTGGCATATCAGCTGGGGCTGCCCGTGGATGGCCAGGCTGTTTCTGCGTGCATGACTGACTTCCACCTGCACATCGAGGGGGCTAGACCGGCATGGGAGTGGTTCCAGGAGTTATTTGGTGAGCTTCCGCCACTGGATAAGAGAAA GGTGTTACCGACTGATGCTTCCGAGGAGACCGTGCGCATATATGCATGTGCATATATTATGATGCTTCTGTTGACACAGCTGTTCTTGGACAAGAGTGGTAATCGAGTCCACCTTCGCTGGTTGCCATTTGCAGCGAGACTTGATGACATAGGCAGCTATAGCTGGGGCGCAGCTGCGTTGGCCTAG
- the LOC107632173 gene encoding uncharacterized protein LOC107632173 — MAEMETIKPKSALKSKRFAKTFQKVISLRSSATKIASSNGICILNPNNIKDNKGARNRAVMEALVARLFAGVTTIKAAYAELQMAQHPYNNDSIQAADQAVVDELRAISELKRSFIKRDLDLSPQITIMLAEVQEQQSLMKTYEITIKKLQAEVDNKERNISSLKKHLHDCVSFNKSLEKKLNSSGSFSIFDNLKLSALNPTHFVHFLHHALRSIRSFVKMMIREMENAHWDLEAAVNFIHPNALFTKPSHKCFAFESFVSITIFEGFNYPNFNVQNDQTVRHHNKNQSLYFEKFKKLKSLNPKQYLTHNPNSSFAKFLKAKYLQVVHAKMECSLFGNLNQRKMVNSGGYPESPFFTAFAEMAWRVWSLQCLALSFEEEVSIFQVKKNARFSEVYMECVTEDAVSGSCSSGESCDDSDSGELRVGFTVVPGFKMGKTVIQSQVYVSLVGSSSPATF; from the coding sequence ATGGCTGAGATGGAAACCATAAAGCCAAAATCAGCATTGAAGAGCAAGAGATTCGCCAAGACATTCCAGAAAGTAATTAGCCTCAGAAGCAGCGCAACAAAAATCGCTTCAAGCAATGGAATCTGCATCCTCAACCCTAACAACATCAAAGACAACAAAGGAGCTCGGAACAGGGCAGTTATGGAGGCGCTGGTGGCGAGGCTCTTCGCAGGAGTGACTACCATTAAAGCAGCATACGCAGAGCTTCAAATGGCTCAGCACCCTTACAACAACGATTCAATACAAGCCGCTGACCAAGCCGTTGTGGATGAACTCAGAGCCATCTCAGAACTCAAACGCAGCTTCATCAAAAGAGACTTGGATCTCTCTCCACAAATCACCATCATGCTCGCAGAGGTTCAAGAACAACAGAGCCTCATGAAGACCTACGAGATCACCATCAAGAAGCTCCAAGCTGAGGTTGACAACAAAGAACGCAACATCTCATCGCTCAAGAAACACCTCCACGACTGCGTTTCCTTCAACAAATCCTTAGAGAAGAAGCTCAACTCCAGCGGCTCCTTCTCCATCTTCGACAACCTTAAACTCTCCGCGCTCAACCCAACGCATTTCGTCCACTTTCTTCACCACGCGTTGAGATCTATAAGGAGCTTCGTCAAGATGATGATAAGGGAAATGGAGAACGCTCATTGGGACCTCGAAGCAGCCGTCAATTTCATCCATCCAAACGCGCTCTTCACGAAACCAAGCCACAAGTGCTTCGCCTTTGAGTCCTTCGTTTCCATAACAATCTTCGAAGGCTTCAACTACCCAAACTTCAATGTCCAAAACGACCAAACCGTTCGCCACCACAACAAAAACCAGAGCCTCTACTTTGAAAAGTTCAAGAAGCTGAAATCACTGAACCCGAAGCAGTACCTAACCCACAACCCGAACTCTTCCTTCGCGAAGTTCTTAAAAGCGAAGTACCTGCAAGTGGTTCATGCGAAGATGGAGTGTTCCTTGTTCGGGAACCTGAACCAGAGGAAGATGGTGAACTCAGGAGGGTACCCTGAGTCTCCCTTCTTCACGGCGTTCGCTGAGATGGCGTGGCGCGTGTGGAGCTTGCAGTGTTTGGCGTTGTCGTTCGAGGAAGAGGTGAGCATCTTCCAGGTGAAGAAGAACGCGAGATTCTCTGAGGTGTACATGGAATGCGTGACGGAGGATGCAGTTTCAGGTTCTTGTTCTTCAGGGGAATCATGTGATGATTCAGATTCAGGGGAGCTTAGGGTGGGGTTCACGGTGGTGCCGGGGTTCAAGATGGGTAAAACCGTCATTCAGAGTCAGGTTTACGTGTCTCTGGTCGGTTCTTCTTCTCCGGCGACTTTCTGa
- the LOC107632174 gene encoding uncharacterized protein LOC107632174 isoform X3, with the protein MGTSDIVLVAGATGGVGRRVVDILRKKGIPVRILVRNEEKARRMLGSDIDLVVGDITKDSTLKPEYFKGVKKVINAASVIVGPKEGDTPDRAKYSQGIKFFEPEIKGDSPEMVEYIGMRNLIKSVKNNLGLRRGKLLFGFEGDNYRQLSWGALDDVVMGGVSESTFQIDPTGGESGGPTGIFKGVVSTANNGGFTSIRTKNFSEPEDLSAYDGLEFRLKGDGRRYKLIVRTSRDWDTVGYTAGFDTVKGEWQTIQLPFSTLRPVFRARTVSDAPPFDPTNVISLQLMFSKFEYDGKLNGTFVEGSFELPVSSIRAYIKEPIKPRFVHVSSAGVTRPERPGIDLSKQPPAVRLNKELGNILTFKLKGEDLIRESGIPHAIVRPCALTEEPAGADLIFDQGDNITGKISREEVALICVAALESPYALDKTFEVKSVVPFSEPFTVDPANPPPEKDYEKYFKDLKEGITGKEALQQENPLPV; encoded by the exons ATGGGAACTTCTGATATTGTTCTGGTCGCTGGAGCTACTGGTGGTGTTGGTCGAAGAGTGGTTGACATATTGAGGAAGAAGGGAATTCCAGTTCGAATATTG GTCAGAAACGAAGAGAAAGCACGAAGGATGTTAGGCTCAGATATTGACTTG GTTGTTGGAGACATTACAAAAGATAGCACTTTGAAACCTGAATACTTTAAAGGAGTGAAGAAAGTGATCAATGCTGCCTCTGTCATTGTTGGCCCTAAGGAAGGAGACACTCCAGACAGAGCAAAATATAGCCAA GGAATTAAATTCTTTGAGCCAGAG ATAAAAGGTGATTCACCAGAAATGGTGGAGTACATTGGGATGAGAAATTTGATCAAGTCTGTGAAGAACAATCTTGGACTTCGAAGGGGAAAACTCTTATTCGGATTTGAAG GTGATAATTATAGGCAGCTTTCTTGGGGTGCTTTGGATGATGTTGTAATGGGTGGAGTTAGTGAAAGTACTTTTCAAATTGACCCAACTGGTGGTGAAAGTGGTGGACCAACTGGTATTTTTAAAG GTGTTGTTTCGACAGCAAACAATGGTGGCTTTACAAGTATCAGAACAAAG AATTTCTCAGAACCAGAAGATCTCTCTGCATATGATGGTTTGGAATTCCGTCTAAAAGGTGATGGCCGTAGATATAAACTCATTGTTCGCACAAGCCGTGATTGGGACACTGTTGGTTACACTGCAGGCTTTGACACTGTGAAAGGCGAATGGCAAACG ATTCAATTGCCATTTTCTACCCTGAGGCCTGTATTCCGAGCAAGGACTGTGTCTGATGCCCCACCATTTGATCCAACCAATGTTATATCACTACAG CTAATGTTCAGCAAGTTTGAATATGATGGTAAATTAAATGGAACTTTTGTAGAAGGTTCATTTGAGCTCCCGGTATCCAGCATTCGTGCATATATAAAAGAACCAATAAAGCCAAG GTTTGTGCATGTGAGCTCTGCAGGAGTTACCAGACCGGAAAGGCCTGGAATTGATCTAAGTAAACAGCCTCCTGCTGTTCGATTAAACAAGGAATTGGGTAACATCCTCACATTTAAACTAAAG GGAGAGGATTTAATTCGAGAAAGTGGCATTCCCCATGCAATTGTTAGGCCTTGTGCATTAACTGAGGAGCCTGCAGGAGCAGATCTCATCTTTGATCAAGGAGATAATATTACG GGAAAAATATCAAGGGAAGAGGTTGCTCTTATCTGTGTAGCTGCACTTGAAAGCCCTTATGCTCTAGACAAAACATTTGAG GTGAAAAGTGTTGTTCC
- the LOC107632168 gene encoding probable glutathione S-transferase yields the protein MERREDVKLFNFHASPFGQRVIWALKLKGVDYECIEEDIFNKSNLLLELNPVHKKVPVLVHCNKPIAESLVILEYIDETWKQYPLMPQNPCQRAHARFWANFAEHKLLDAAWMAMRSSGEEQEKAVNEAREAVEKLEEEIKGKRFFGRDYIGFLDIAIGWISYWIPVWEEVGSMKILDPLKFPAINAWITNFLSHPTINDTLPQRDKMVVYYHSRRKEVSPF from the exons atggaaagaagagaagatgtGAAGCTGTTCAACTTTCATGCGAGTCCATTTGGTCAGAGGGTGATCTGGGCTCTGAAACTAAAGGGTGTTGATTATGAGTGCATAGAAGAAGACATCTTCAACAAGAGCAACCTCCTCCTTGAGCTGAACCCCGTTCACAAGAAGGTGCCTGTTCTTGTTCATTGCAACAAACCAATTGCAGAATCACTTGTGATCCTTGAATACATCGATGAAACATGGAAGCAGTATCCGTTGATGCCTCAGAATCCTTGTCAAAGAGCTCATGCTCGCTTTTGGGCTAATTTTGCTGAACATAAG CTTTTAGACGCTGCGTGGATGGCAATGCGTAGTAGCGGGGAAGAACAAGAAAAGGCTGTGAATGAGGCAAGAGAAGCAGTGGAGAAGTTAGAAGAAGAAATTAAGGGGAAGAGATTCTTTGGAAGGGACTACATCGGTTTCCTTGACATTGCAATTGGATGGATCTCTTACTGGATTCCTGTTTGGGAGGAAGTTGGATCAATGAAGATATTAGACCCTTTGAAATTCCCAGCCatcaatgcatggatcaccaattTCCTCAGCCATCCTACCATCAACGACACTCTGCCCCAAAGAGACAAAATGGTTGTTTACTACCACAGTCGCAGAAAGGAAGTGTCTCCATTTTGA
- the LOC107632171 gene encoding probable glutathione S-transferase codes for MGSEDVKLFNFHASPFGQRVIWALKLKGVDYECIEEDIFNKSNLLLELNPVHKKVPVLVHCNKPIAESLVILEYIDETWKQYPLMPQNPYQRAHARFWANFAEHKLLVAARIARLSSEEEQEKAVNEAREAMEKIEEEIKGKKFFGGDKIGYLDIVIGWISYWIPVWEEVGSMKILDPLKFPAINAWITNFLSHPIINDTLPQRDKMVVYYHSRRKEVSPS; via the exons ATGGGAAGCGAAGATGTGAAGCTGTTCAACTTTCATGCGAGTCCATTTGGTCAGAGGGTGATTTGGGCTCTGAAACTAAAGGGTGTTGATTATGAGTGCATAGAAGAAGACATCTTCAACAAGAGCAACCTCCTCCTTGAGTTGAACCCCGTTCACAAGAAGGTGCCTGTTCTTGTTCATTGCAACAAACCAATTGCAGAATCACTTGTGATCCTTGAATACATCGATGAAACATGGAAGCAGTATCCGTTGATGCCTCAGAATCCTTATCAAAGAGCTCATGCTCGCTTTTGGGCTAATTTTGCTGAACATAAG CTTTTGGTGGCTGCCCGGATCGCAAGGCTTAGTAGTGAGGAAGAACAGGAAAAGGCTGTGAATGAGGCAAGGGAAGCAATggagaagatagaagaagaaatTAAGGGGAAGAAATTCTTTGGAGGGGACAAGATAGGTTACCTTGACATTGTAATTGGATGGATCTCTTACTGGATTCCTGTTTGGGAGGAAGTTGGATCAATGAAGATATTAGACCCTTTGAAATTCCCAGCCatcaatgcatggatcaccaattTCCTCAGCCATCCTATCATCAACGACACTCTGCCCCAAAGAGACAAAATGGTTGTTTACTACCACAGTCGCAGAAAGGAAGTGTCTCCATCTTGA
- the LOC107632174 gene encoding uncharacterized protein LOC107632174 isoform X2 encodes MEWCSITLSSPSSTSLLNFQGPELRTGKLCNKSLHHFGASSALPNHLLRIGERRLSSRPYRATISAEAGRQVEKLSGPSPSESVSLMGTSDIVLVAGATGGVGRRVVDILRKKGIPVRILVRNEEKARRMLGSDIDLVVGDITKDSTLKPEYFKGVKKVINAASVIVGPKEGDTPDRAKYSQGIKFFEPEIKGDSPEMVEYIGMRNLIKSVKNNLGLRRGKLLFGFEGDNYRQLSWGALDDVVMGGVSESTFQIDPTGGESGGPTGIFKGVVSTANNGGFTSIRTKNFSEPEDLSAYDGLEFRLKGDGRRYKLIVRTSRDWDTVGYTAGFDTVKGEWQTIQLPFSTLRPVFRARTVSDAPPFDPTNVISLQLMFSKFEYDGKLNGTFVEGSFELPVSSIRAYIKEPIKPRFVHVSSAGVTRPERPGIDLSKQPPAVRLNKELGNILTFKLKGEDLIRESGIPHAIVRPCALTEEPAGADLIFDQGDNITGKISREEVALICVAALESPYALDKTFEVKSVVPFSEPFTVDPANPPPEKDYEKYFKDLKEGITGKEALQQENPLPV; translated from the exons ATGGAATGGTGCTCCATCACTCTCTCCTCCCCTTCTTCCACttctcttctcaatttccag GGCCCTGAATTGCGTACTGGAAAGCTTTGCAATAAGTCCTTACACCATTTTGGGGCATCATCTGCACTGCCCAATCACCTTCTTCGGATTGGTGAGCGAAGATTATCTTCCAGACCATATAGAGCAACCATATCAGCTGAAGCTGGAAGACAAG TTGAGAAACTGTCCGGTCCATCCCCAAGTGAATCAGTTAGTTTAATGGGAACTTCTGATATTGTTCTGGTCGCTGGAGCTACTGGTGGTGTTGGTCGAAGAGTGGTTGACATATTGAGGAAGAAGGGAATTCCAGTTCGAATATTG GTCAGAAACGAAGAGAAAGCACGAAGGATGTTAGGCTCAGATATTGACTTG GTTGTTGGAGACATTACAAAAGATAGCACTTTGAAACCTGAATACTTTAAAGGAGTGAAGAAAGTGATCAATGCTGCCTCTGTCATTGTTGGCCCTAAGGAAGGAGACACTCCAGACAGAGCAAAATATAGCCAA GGAATTAAATTCTTTGAGCCAGAG ATAAAAGGTGATTCACCAGAAATGGTGGAGTACATTGGGATGAGAAATTTGATCAAGTCTGTGAAGAACAATCTTGGACTTCGAAGGGGAAAACTCTTATTCGGATTTGAAG GTGATAATTATAGGCAGCTTTCTTGGGGTGCTTTGGATGATGTTGTAATGGGTGGAGTTAGTGAAAGTACTTTTCAAATTGACCCAACTGGTGGTGAAAGTGGTGGACCAACTGGTATTTTTAAAG GTGTTGTTTCGACAGCAAACAATGGTGGCTTTACAAGTATCAGAACAAAG AATTTCTCAGAACCAGAAGATCTCTCTGCATATGATGGTTTGGAATTCCGTCTAAAAGGTGATGGCCGTAGATATAAACTCATTGTTCGCACAAGCCGTGATTGGGACACTGTTGGTTACACTGCAGGCTTTGACACTGTGAAAGGCGAATGGCAAACG ATTCAATTGCCATTTTCTACCCTGAGGCCTGTATTCCGAGCAAGGACTGTGTCTGATGCCCCACCATTTGATCCAACCAATGTTATATCACTACAG CTAATGTTCAGCAAGTTTGAATATGATGGTAAATTAAATGGAACTTTTGTAGAAGGTTCATTTGAGCTCCCGGTATCCAGCATTCGTGCATATATAAAAGAACCAATAAAGCCAAG GTTTGTGCATGTGAGCTCTGCAGGAGTTACCAGACCGGAAAGGCCTGGAATTGATCTAAGTAAACAGCCTCCTGCTGTTCGATTAAACAAGGAATTGGGTAACATCCTCACATTTAAACTAAAG GGAGAGGATTTAATTCGAGAAAGTGGCATTCCCCATGCAATTGTTAGGCCTTGTGCATTAACTGAGGAGCCTGCAGGAGCAGATCTCATCTTTGATCAAGGAGATAATATTACG GGAAAAATATCAAGGGAAGAGGTTGCTCTTATCTGTGTAGCTGCACTTGAAAGCCCTTATGCTCTAGACAAAACATTTGAG GTGAAAAGTGTTGTTCC